The following proteins are co-located in the Doryrhamphus excisus isolate RoL2022-K1 chromosome 15, RoL_Dexc_1.0, whole genome shotgun sequence genome:
- the desi1a gene encoding desumoylating isopeptidase 1a isoform X2, producing the protein MESNSTRYNVQLYIYDLSRGMARNLSPIMLGKQLDGIWHTAIVAYGDEFFFGGEGISSCSPGGTMLGPPDTVVELGETEVSEEIFMEYLSSLGESTYRGDRYRLFEHNCNTFTNEVAQFLTGTPIPSYITDLPSEVLATPFGQILRPILDSIHIAPPGGNVINGGRNI; encoded by the exons ATGGAGAGCAATTCTACACGATATAATGTTCAATTGTATATTTATGATTTATCACGGGGAATGGCACGTAATCTCAGCCCTATCATGCTAG GAAAACAACTGGACGGTATATG GCACACAGCCATAGTGGCATACGGGGATGAGTTCTTCTTTGGAGGGGAAGGGATCTCCAGCTGTTCGCCT GGTGGAACAATGCTGGGACCCCCTGACACAGTTGTGGAACTTGGTGAGACCGAAGTCTCGGAGGAGATCTTCATGGAGTATCTCTCATCTTTGGGAGAAAGCACTTACAG AGGTGACAGGTATCGACTGTTTGAGCACAACTGCAACACGTTCACCAACGAGGTGGCTCAATTCCTGACAGGCACGCCCATCCCTTCCTACATCACTGACCTCCCGTCTGAAGTCCTCGCCAC ACCGTTTGGCCAGATATTGCGACCCATTCTGGACTCCATCCACATCGCCCCGCCGGGAGGCAACGTCATCAACGGAGGGAGAAACATCTaa
- the desi1a gene encoding desumoylating isopeptidase 1a isoform X1, which yields MESNSTRYNVQLYIYDLSRGMARNLSPIMLGKQLDGIWHTAIVAYGDEFFFGGEGISSCSPGGTMLGPPDTVVELGETEVSEEIFMEYLSSLGESTYRGDRYRLFEHNCNTFTNEVAQFLTGTPIPSYITDLPSEVLATALNAARQMCRYPLYIINQRLPKETPVNFRGGAAA from the exons ATGGAGAGCAATTCTACACGATATAATGTTCAATTGTATATTTATGATTTATCACGGGGAATGGCACGTAATCTCAGCCCTATCATGCTAG GAAAACAACTGGACGGTATATG GCACACAGCCATAGTGGCATACGGGGATGAGTTCTTCTTTGGAGGGGAAGGGATCTCCAGCTGTTCGCCT GGTGGAACAATGCTGGGACCCCCTGACACAGTTGTGGAACTTGGTGAGACCGAAGTCTCGGAGGAGATCTTCATGGAGTATCTCTCATCTTTGGGAGAAAGCACTTACAG AGGTGACAGGTATCGACTGTTTGAGCACAACTGCAACACGTTCACCAACGAGGTGGCTCAATTCCTGACAGGCACGCCCATCCCTTCCTACATCACTGACCTCCCGTCTGAAGTCCTCGCCAC GGCCTTGAATGCTGCACGACAAATGTGCAGGTATCCACTCTACATAATAAACCAAAGGCTCCCAAAGGAGACACCAGTGAACTTCCGGGGAGGTGCAGCagcatga
- the desi1a gene encoding desumoylating isopeptidase 1a isoform X3: MESNSTRYNVQLYIYDLSRGMARNLSPIMLGKQLDGIWHTAIVAYGDEFFFGGEGISSCSPGGTMLGPPDTVVELGETEVSEEIFMEYLSSLGESTYRGDRYRLFEHNCNTFTNEVAQFLTGTPIPSYITDLPSEVLATAICWM, translated from the exons ATGGAGAGCAATTCTACACGATATAATGTTCAATTGTATATTTATGATTTATCACGGGGAATGGCACGTAATCTCAGCCCTATCATGCTAG GAAAACAACTGGACGGTATATG GCACACAGCCATAGTGGCATACGGGGATGAGTTCTTCTTTGGAGGGGAAGGGATCTCCAGCTGTTCGCCT GGTGGAACAATGCTGGGACCCCCTGACACAGTTGTGGAACTTGGTGAGACCGAAGTCTCGGAGGAGATCTTCATGGAGTATCTCTCATCTTTGGGAGAAAGCACTTACAG AGGTGACAGGTATCGACTGTTTGAGCACAACTGCAACACGTTCACCAACGAGGTGGCTCAATTCCTGACAGGCACGCCCATCCCTTCCTACATCACTGACCTCCCGTCTGAAGTCCTCGCCAC
- the flii gene encoding protein flightless-1 homolog isoform X2 produces MAATGVLPFIRGVDLSGNDFKGGYFPEHVKCMSSLRWLKLNRTGLCYLPEELSSLQKLEHLSVSHNSLTTLHGELSSLPNLRAVVARANNLKNSGVPDDIFQLDDLSVLDLSYNQLTEIPRDLENSRNMLVLNLSHNGIDSIPNQLFINLTDLLYLDLSDNKLDSLPPQMRRLVHLQTLILNNNPLMHAQLRQLPAMVALQTLHLRNTQRTQSNMPTSLEGLLQLADVDLSCNDLTRVPECLYSLGSLKRLNLSSNQISELSLCIDQWTQLETLNLSRNQLTSLPSAICKLSKLKKLYVNSNKLDFDGVPPGVGKLSNLAEFMAANNNLELIPEGLCRCGKLKKLVLNKNRLVTLPEAIHFLTDLEILDVRENPNLVMPPKPVDRAAEWYNIDFSLQNQLRLAGASPATVAAAGGGASPRDPLARKMRLRRRKDCSQDDQAKQVLKGMSDVAQEKKNLEENGDLKYGDLKVRRWDKSLEKPQLDYSEFFMEDAGQIPGVSVWQIENFVPMQVDETFHGKFYEADCYIVLKTFLDDNGALTWQIYYWIGQEATLDKKAGSAIHAVNLRNFLGAECRTIREEMGDESEEFSAVFNNEISYIEGGTASGFYTVEDTHYPVRLYRVYGKKNIRLESVPVKSCSLDPRYVFLVDTGLEIFIWRGANATLSGTTKARLFAEKINKNERKGKAEITTLMQKQEPPTFWEILGGQPEEIKKHVPDDFAPVRPKLYKVGLGLGYLELPQINYKLSVEHKDHKIKLDTMPELRLLQSLLDTKCVYILDCWSDVFIWIGRKSPRLVRAAALKLGQEICSMLHRPKHACVTRNLEGTECQVFKSKFKNWDDVLKVDYTRAAETVQQNDNLQGKVKKDAEQKDQMKADLTALFLPRQPPMPLTEAEQLMEEWNEDLDGMEGFVLEGKKFARLPEEEFGHFFTQDCYVFLCRYWVPVEYEDEQEKKAGEGKEGEDEEDKQPEEDFQCVVYFWQGRQASNMGWLTFTFSLQKKFESLFPGKLKVVRMTQQQEDLKFLSHFKRKFITHKGKRKQKTDSAQPSLYHIRTNGSALCTRTIQIGTDSGNLNSEFCFILKVPFESTDNQGIVYTWVGRAADPDEAKLAEDVMNSMFDDTYSKQVINEGEEPENFFWVGIGAQKEYDEDADYMKYARLFRCSNEKGYFSVSEKCSDFCQDDLADDDIMLLDNGKEVYMWVGTQTSQVEIKLSLKACQVYIQHMRSKDTQQPRKLRLVRKGNEPHCFTRCFHAWGAFKTPPS; encoded by the exons ATGGCTGCCACCGGAGTGCTTCCCTTTATAAGGGGGGTAGACCTCAGTGGGAACGACTTTAAA GGTGGATATTTCCCAGAACATGTCAAATGCATGAGCAGCTTGCGATGGCTCAAACTGAATAGGACCGGGCTGTGTTACCTCCCAGAGGAGCTTTCCTCTCTACAGAAGCTG GAGCATCTCTCAGTGAGCCACAACAGCCTGACCACCTTACACGGGGAGCTGTCCAGTTTGCCAAACTTGAGG GCTGTGGTTGCACGTGCCAACAACCTGAAAAACTCTGGCGTCCCAGATGACATCTTCCAGCTCGATGACCTGTCTGTGCTG GACCTGAGCTACAACCAGCTGACGGAGATCCCCAGAGACCTCGAGAACAGCAGGAACATGCTGGTGCTCAATCTGAGCCACAACGGCATTGACTCCATCCCCAACCAGCTGTTCATCAACCTGACTGACCTGCTGTATCTGGACCTCAGCGACAACAAGCTGGACAGCCTGCCTCCCCAGATGAGACGCCTGGTCCACTTGCAGACTCTCATCCTGAACAACAACCCACTGATGCATGCCCAGTTGCG ACAGCTGCCAGCCATGGTGGCGCTGCAAACTCTCCACCTGAGGAACACCCAGAGAACGCAGAGCAACATGCCCACAAGCCTGGAGGGTCTCCTGCAGTTAGCAG ATGTCGACTTGTCCTGCAACGACCTGACTCGGGTACCGGAGTGCCTCTATTCACTGGGAAGTTTAAAACGCCTCAACCTGAGTAGTAATCAGATCTCGGAACTGTCGCTCTGCATTGACCAGTGGACTCAACTTGAGACGCTCAACCTGAGCCGCAACCAGCTCACCTCATTGCCT TCGGCCATCTGTAAGCTGTCCAAACTGAAAAAGCTGTACGTGAACTCCAACAAACTGGACTTTGACGGGGTTCCACCTGGCGTGGGCAAACTGTCCAATCTGGCCGAGTTTATGGCCGCCAACAACAACCTGGAACTCATCCCCGAGGGACTCTGTAG GTGTGGCAAACTTAAGAAGCTCGTGCTGAACAAAAACCGCCTGGTGACACTGCCCGAGGCCATTCATTTCCTGACCGACTTGGAG ATACTGGACGTGCGCGAGAACCCCAACCTGGTGATGCCCCCCAAGCCGGTGGACAGAGCAGCCGAGTGGTACAACATCGACTTTTCCCTGCAGAACCAGCTACGCCTGGCCGGGGCCTCGCCCGCCACTGTGGCAGCGGCCGGGGGAG GAGCCAGCCCTAGAGATCCCCTGGCGAGGAAGATGAGGCTGAGGAGGAGAAAGGACTGTTCCCAGGACGATCAGGCCAAGCAAGTGCTGAAGGGCATGAGTGATGTCGCACAGGAGAAGAAGAACCTGGAG GAGAACGGGGATTTGAAATATGGAGATTTAAAGGTACGGCGATGGGATAAGAGTCTGGAGAAGCCGCAACTGGACTACTCTGAGTTCTTCATGGAAGATGCGGGCCAG ATACCGGGTGTGAGCGTATGGCAGATCGAGAATTTCGTTCCCATGCAAGTCGATGAAACATTCCACGGAAAGTTTTACGAGGCCGACTGCTACATCGTCCTCAAG ACGTTTTTGGACGACAACGGAGCGCTGACCTGGCAGATCTACTACTGGATCGGCCAGGAAGCCACACTGGACAAAAAGGCCGGCTCCGCCATCCACGCCGTCAACCTCAGGAACTTCCTCGGAGCAGAGTGCCGGACGATAAGGGAGGAGATGGGAGATGAAAGCGAGGAGTTTAGCGCC GTCTTTAACAACGAGATCTCCTACATCGAGGGAGGCACCGCCAGTGGATTCTACACCGTGGAGGACACACACTATCCTGTCAG GCTGTACAGAGTTTATGGCAAGAAAAACATCCGCCTGGAGTCCGTACCCGTGAAGTCCTGCTCCCTCGATCCACG GTACGTGTTCCTGGTGGACACCGGGCTGGAAATCTTTATCTGGAGGGGAGCCAATGCCACGCTGAGTGGGACCACAAAGGCCAG GTTATTCGCCGAGAAGATCAACAAGAACGAGCGTAAAGGGAAGGCGGAGATCACAACCCTCATGCAGAAGCAGGAGCCTCCCACTTTCTGGGAGATCCTGGGGGGGCAACCGGAGGAGATTAAGAAACACGTCCCGGATGACTTCGCTCCCGTCAGACCCAAACTATACAAA GTGGGTTTGGGTCTGGGCTACCTGGAGCTGCCCCAGATCAACTACAAGCTGTCCGTGGAGCACAAAGACCACAAGATCAAACTGGACACCATGCCGGAGCTCAGACTG CTGCAGTCGCTGCTGGACACCAAGTGCGTGTACATCCTAGACTGCTGGTCCGACGTCTTCATCTGGATCGGGAGGAAGTCTCCCCGGCTAGTCCGAGCCGCCGCTTTAAAACTGGGCCAGGAGATCTGCTCCATGCTGCACCGCCCCAAACACGCATGCGTCACCCGGAACCTGGAGGGCACCGAATGCCAG GTCTTTAAGTCCAAGTTCAAGAACTGGGACGACGTGCTCAAGGTGGACTACACCAGAGCGGCAGAGACGGTCCAGCAGAACGACAACCTCCAAGGCAAG GTGAAAAAGGACGCGGAGCAGAAAGACCAGATGAAAGCGGACCTCACCGCGCTCTTCCTTCCCAGGCAGCCGCCCATGCCGCTCACCGAG GCTGAGCAGCTGATGGAGGAGTGGAACGAAGACCTGGACGGCATGGAAGGATTCGTTCTGGAGGGGAAGAAGTTTGCTCGTCTTCCAGAGGAGGAGTTCGGCCACTTCTTCACCCAGGACTGCTACGTGTTCCTCTGCAG GTACTGGGTGCCCGTGGAGTACGAGGACGAGCAGGAGAAGAAAGCGGGCGAGGGCAAGGAGGGCGAGGACGAGGAGGACAAGCAGCCCGAGGAGGACTTCCAGTGCGTGGTCTACTTCTGGCAGGGGCGGCAGGCCTCCAACATGGGCTGGCTCACCTTCACCTTCTCCTTGCAGAAGAAGTTTGAGAGCCTTTTCCCCGGAAAACTGAAG GTGGTGCGTATGACCCAGCAGCAGGAGGACCTCAAGTTCCTGTCCCACTTCAAGAGGAAGTTCATCACCCACAAAGGGAAGCGGAAACAGAAGACCGACTCGGCCCAGCCGTCGCTCTACCACATCCGCACCAACGGCAGCGCCCTCTGCACCAG GACCATCCAGATCGGAACGGACTCGGGAAATCTCAACTCGGAGTTCTGCTTCATCCTCAAA GTCCCGTTCGAGAGCACGGACAATCAGGGAATCGTGTACACTTGGGTGGGCCGCGCCGCCGACCCCGACGAGGCCAAGCTAGCCGAGGACGTCATGAACAGCATGTTTGACGACACCTACAGCAAGCAG gtcatcaacgagggggaggagccagagAACTTTTTCTGGGTTGGCATCGGAGCTCAGAAGGAATACGACGAAGACGCCGACTACATGAAATACGCTCGACTCTTCAG GTGCTCCAATGAGAAAGGTTACTTCTCCGTCTCGGAGAAGTGCTCGGACTTCTGCCAGGACGACTTGGCCGACGACGACATCATGTTGTTGGACAACGGCAAAGAG GTGTACATGTGGGTCGGTACTCAGACGAGTCAGGTGGAGATCAAACTGAGCCTCAAAGCCTGCCAG GTTTACATCCAGCACATGCGCTCCAAAGACACCCAGCAGCCCAGGAAACTGCGACTGGTACGCAAGGGCAACGAGCCGCACTGCTTCACGCGCTGCTTCCACGCCTGGGGGGCCTTCAAGACGCCGCCCTCGTAG
- the flii gene encoding protein flightless-1 homolog isoform X1, whose protein sequence is MAATGVLPFIRGVDLSGNDFKGGYFPEHVKCMSSLRWLKLNRTGLCYLPEELSSLQKLEHLSVSHNSLTTLHGELSSLPNLRAVVARANNLKNSGVPDDIFQLDDLSVLDLSYNQLTEIPRDLENSRNMLVLNLSHNGIDSIPNQLFINLTDLLYLDLSDNKLDSLPPQMRRLVHLQTLILNNNPLMHAQLRQLPAMVALQTLHLRNTQRTQSNMPTSLEGLLQLADVDLSCNDLTRVPECLYSLGSLKRLNLSSNQISELSLCIDQWTQLETLNLSRNQLTSLPSAICKLSKLKKLYVNSNKLDFDGVPPGVGKLSNLAEFMAANNNLELIPEGLCRCGKLKKLVLNKNRLVTLPEAIHFLTDLEILDVRENPNLVMPPKPVDRAAEWYNIDFSLQNQLRLAGASPATVAAAGGGASPRDPLARKMRLRRRKDCSQDDQAKQVLKGMSDVAQEKKNLEENGDLKYGDLKVRRWDKSLEKPQLDYSEFFMEDAGQIPGVSVWQIENFVPMQVDETFHGKFYEADCYIVLKTFLDDNGALTWQIYYWIGQEATLDKKAGSAIHAVNLRNFLGAECRTIREEMGDESEEFSAVFNNEISYIEGGTASGFYTVEDTHYPVRLYRVYGKKNIRLESVPVKSCSLDPRYVFLVDTGLEIFIWRGANATLSGTTKARLFAEKINKNERKGKAEITTLMQKQEPPTFWEILGGQPEEIKKHVPDDFAPVRPKLYKVGLGLGYLELPQINYKLSVEHKDHKIKLDTMPELRLLQSLLDTKCVYILDCWSDVFIWIGRKSPRLVRAAALKLGQEICSMLHRPKHACVTRNLEGTECQVRHGNTASPVEDSTQVPQVPPPPLRQVFKSKFKNWDDVLKVDYTRAAETVQQNDNLQGKVKKDAEQKDQMKADLTALFLPRQPPMPLTEAEQLMEEWNEDLDGMEGFVLEGKKFARLPEEEFGHFFTQDCYVFLCRYWVPVEYEDEQEKKAGEGKEGEDEEDKQPEEDFQCVVYFWQGRQASNMGWLTFTFSLQKKFESLFPGKLKVVRMTQQQEDLKFLSHFKRKFITHKGKRKQKTDSAQPSLYHIRTNGSALCTRTIQIGTDSGNLNSEFCFILKVPFESTDNQGIVYTWVGRAADPDEAKLAEDVMNSMFDDTYSKQVINEGEEPENFFWVGIGAQKEYDEDADYMKYARLFRCSNEKGYFSVSEKCSDFCQDDLADDDIMLLDNGKEVYMWVGTQTSQVEIKLSLKACQVYIQHMRSKDTQQPRKLRLVRKGNEPHCFTRCFHAWGAFKTPPS, encoded by the exons ATGGCTGCCACCGGAGTGCTTCCCTTTATAAGGGGGGTAGACCTCAGTGGGAACGACTTTAAA GGTGGATATTTCCCAGAACATGTCAAATGCATGAGCAGCTTGCGATGGCTCAAACTGAATAGGACCGGGCTGTGTTACCTCCCAGAGGAGCTTTCCTCTCTACAGAAGCTG GAGCATCTCTCAGTGAGCCACAACAGCCTGACCACCTTACACGGGGAGCTGTCCAGTTTGCCAAACTTGAGG GCTGTGGTTGCACGTGCCAACAACCTGAAAAACTCTGGCGTCCCAGATGACATCTTCCAGCTCGATGACCTGTCTGTGCTG GACCTGAGCTACAACCAGCTGACGGAGATCCCCAGAGACCTCGAGAACAGCAGGAACATGCTGGTGCTCAATCTGAGCCACAACGGCATTGACTCCATCCCCAACCAGCTGTTCATCAACCTGACTGACCTGCTGTATCTGGACCTCAGCGACAACAAGCTGGACAGCCTGCCTCCCCAGATGAGACGCCTGGTCCACTTGCAGACTCTCATCCTGAACAACAACCCACTGATGCATGCCCAGTTGCG ACAGCTGCCAGCCATGGTGGCGCTGCAAACTCTCCACCTGAGGAACACCCAGAGAACGCAGAGCAACATGCCCACAAGCCTGGAGGGTCTCCTGCAGTTAGCAG ATGTCGACTTGTCCTGCAACGACCTGACTCGGGTACCGGAGTGCCTCTATTCACTGGGAAGTTTAAAACGCCTCAACCTGAGTAGTAATCAGATCTCGGAACTGTCGCTCTGCATTGACCAGTGGACTCAACTTGAGACGCTCAACCTGAGCCGCAACCAGCTCACCTCATTGCCT TCGGCCATCTGTAAGCTGTCCAAACTGAAAAAGCTGTACGTGAACTCCAACAAACTGGACTTTGACGGGGTTCCACCTGGCGTGGGCAAACTGTCCAATCTGGCCGAGTTTATGGCCGCCAACAACAACCTGGAACTCATCCCCGAGGGACTCTGTAG GTGTGGCAAACTTAAGAAGCTCGTGCTGAACAAAAACCGCCTGGTGACACTGCCCGAGGCCATTCATTTCCTGACCGACTTGGAG ATACTGGACGTGCGCGAGAACCCCAACCTGGTGATGCCCCCCAAGCCGGTGGACAGAGCAGCCGAGTGGTACAACATCGACTTTTCCCTGCAGAACCAGCTACGCCTGGCCGGGGCCTCGCCCGCCACTGTGGCAGCGGCCGGGGGAG GAGCCAGCCCTAGAGATCCCCTGGCGAGGAAGATGAGGCTGAGGAGGAGAAAGGACTGTTCCCAGGACGATCAGGCCAAGCAAGTGCTGAAGGGCATGAGTGATGTCGCACAGGAGAAGAAGAACCTGGAG GAGAACGGGGATTTGAAATATGGAGATTTAAAGGTACGGCGATGGGATAAGAGTCTGGAGAAGCCGCAACTGGACTACTCTGAGTTCTTCATGGAAGATGCGGGCCAG ATACCGGGTGTGAGCGTATGGCAGATCGAGAATTTCGTTCCCATGCAAGTCGATGAAACATTCCACGGAAAGTTTTACGAGGCCGACTGCTACATCGTCCTCAAG ACGTTTTTGGACGACAACGGAGCGCTGACCTGGCAGATCTACTACTGGATCGGCCAGGAAGCCACACTGGACAAAAAGGCCGGCTCCGCCATCCACGCCGTCAACCTCAGGAACTTCCTCGGAGCAGAGTGCCGGACGATAAGGGAGGAGATGGGAGATGAAAGCGAGGAGTTTAGCGCC GTCTTTAACAACGAGATCTCCTACATCGAGGGAGGCACCGCCAGTGGATTCTACACCGTGGAGGACACACACTATCCTGTCAG GCTGTACAGAGTTTATGGCAAGAAAAACATCCGCCTGGAGTCCGTACCCGTGAAGTCCTGCTCCCTCGATCCACG GTACGTGTTCCTGGTGGACACCGGGCTGGAAATCTTTATCTGGAGGGGAGCCAATGCCACGCTGAGTGGGACCACAAAGGCCAG GTTATTCGCCGAGAAGATCAACAAGAACGAGCGTAAAGGGAAGGCGGAGATCACAACCCTCATGCAGAAGCAGGAGCCTCCCACTTTCTGGGAGATCCTGGGGGGGCAACCGGAGGAGATTAAGAAACACGTCCCGGATGACTTCGCTCCCGTCAGACCCAAACTATACAAA GTGGGTTTGGGTCTGGGCTACCTGGAGCTGCCCCAGATCAACTACAAGCTGTCCGTGGAGCACAAAGACCACAAGATCAAACTGGACACCATGCCGGAGCTCAGACTG CTGCAGTCGCTGCTGGACACCAAGTGCGTGTACATCCTAGACTGCTGGTCCGACGTCTTCATCTGGATCGGGAGGAAGTCTCCCCGGCTAGTCCGAGCCGCCGCTTTAAAACTGGGCCAGGAGATCTGCTCCATGCTGCACCGCCCCAAACACGCATGCGTCACCCGGAACCTGGAGGGCACCGAATGCCAGGTGAGACACGGCAACACGGCATCGCCGGTTGAAGACTCCACTCAGGTTCCTCaggttcctcctcctcctctgcgtCAGGTCTTTAAGTCCAAGTTCAAGAACTGGGACGACGTGCTCAAGGTGGACTACACCAGAGCGGCAGAGACGGTCCAGCAGAACGACAACCTCCAAGGCAAG GTGAAAAAGGACGCGGAGCAGAAAGACCAGATGAAAGCGGACCTCACCGCGCTCTTCCTTCCCAGGCAGCCGCCCATGCCGCTCACCGAG GCTGAGCAGCTGATGGAGGAGTGGAACGAAGACCTGGACGGCATGGAAGGATTCGTTCTGGAGGGGAAGAAGTTTGCTCGTCTTCCAGAGGAGGAGTTCGGCCACTTCTTCACCCAGGACTGCTACGTGTTCCTCTGCAG GTACTGGGTGCCCGTGGAGTACGAGGACGAGCAGGAGAAGAAAGCGGGCGAGGGCAAGGAGGGCGAGGACGAGGAGGACAAGCAGCCCGAGGAGGACTTCCAGTGCGTGGTCTACTTCTGGCAGGGGCGGCAGGCCTCCAACATGGGCTGGCTCACCTTCACCTTCTCCTTGCAGAAGAAGTTTGAGAGCCTTTTCCCCGGAAAACTGAAG GTGGTGCGTATGACCCAGCAGCAGGAGGACCTCAAGTTCCTGTCCCACTTCAAGAGGAAGTTCATCACCCACAAAGGGAAGCGGAAACAGAAGACCGACTCGGCCCAGCCGTCGCTCTACCACATCCGCACCAACGGCAGCGCCCTCTGCACCAG GACCATCCAGATCGGAACGGACTCGGGAAATCTCAACTCGGAGTTCTGCTTCATCCTCAAA GTCCCGTTCGAGAGCACGGACAATCAGGGAATCGTGTACACTTGGGTGGGCCGCGCCGCCGACCCCGACGAGGCCAAGCTAGCCGAGGACGTCATGAACAGCATGTTTGACGACACCTACAGCAAGCAG gtcatcaacgagggggaggagccagagAACTTTTTCTGGGTTGGCATCGGAGCTCAGAAGGAATACGACGAAGACGCCGACTACATGAAATACGCTCGACTCTTCAG GTGCTCCAATGAGAAAGGTTACTTCTCCGTCTCGGAGAAGTGCTCGGACTTCTGCCAGGACGACTTGGCCGACGACGACATCATGTTGTTGGACAACGGCAAAGAG GTGTACATGTGGGTCGGTACTCAGACGAGTCAGGTGGAGATCAAACTGAGCCTCAAAGCCTGCCAG GTTTACATCCAGCACATGCGCTCCAAAGACACCCAGCAGCCCAGGAAACTGCGACTGGTACGCAAGGGCAACGAGCCGCACTGCTTCACGCGCTGCTTCCACGCCTGGGGGGCCTTCAAGACGCCGCCCTCGTAG